In Macrobrachium rosenbergii isolate ZJJX-2024 chromosome 48, ASM4041242v1, whole genome shotgun sequence, one DNA window encodes the following:
- the LOC136831386 gene encoding digestive cysteine proteinase 2-like, giving the protein MKFVLFLCGFALAAASQQWEDFKLTHAKAYTNAKEDLYRKAIFESNLKFVEEHNERFRKGEVTFDVAMNKFGDMTTEEFVAQMTGLDKVDYTEGMELANLPEKERADAIDWRDLGGVSEVKDQGACGSCWSFSTTGTVEGANFVKTGKLISLSEQQLVDCSKENAGCNGGVVQWAIDYIKSAGGITSEDSYPYEAVEKSCRFDPSSVVATVTGYRSIPYGDEKTQASALHDQGPVSVCVDAGHLSFQLYRSGVYYEPNCKPRSINHGVLAVGYGTESGTDYWIIKNSWGTGWGMSGYMKLTRNQNNHCGVATQSCYALA; this is encoded by the exons ATGAAGTTCGTCCTTTTCCTCTGTGGCTTTGCCCTGGCTGCTGCCAGCCAACAATGGGAAGACTTCAAG CTGACCCATGCAAAGGCGTACACCAACGCCAAGGAGGACCTCTACAGGAAGGCCATTTTCGAGAGCAACCTTAAATTCGTCGAGGAACATAATGAACGCTTCCGAAAGGGCGAAGTCACCTTCGACGTTGCTATGAACAAGTTCGGTGACATG aCCACAGAGGAATTCGTAGCCCAGATGACTGGACTGGATAAAGTGGATTATACAGAGGGAATGGAACTCGCCAATCTCCCTGAAAAGGAAAGAGCTGACGCCATCGACTGGAGAGATCTTGGTGGTGTCAGTGAAGTGAAGGATCAGGGAGCTTGTGGGTCCTGCTGGTCCTTCTCCACT ACAGGAACAGTGGAAGGAGCCAATTTCGTCAAAACTGGCAAGCTGATCAGTTTGTCTGAACAGCAGCTCGTTGACTGTTCCAAAGAGAACGCCGGATGCAATGGAGGTGTTGTCCAGTGGGCCATCGATTACATCAAGTCTGCCGGTGGTATCACAAGTGAAGACTCTTACCCCTACGAGGCCGTT gaAAAGAGCTGCCGTTTCGATCCTTCAAGTGTTGTCGCCACAGTCACAGGATACAGAAGTATTCCTTATGGTGATGAGAAAACTCAGGCTTCAGCTCTCCATGACCAGGGTCCCGTTAGTGTCTGTGTTGATGCTGGACATTTATCCTTCCAGCTTTACAGATCAG gtgTCTACTATGAACCCAATTGCAAACCACGCTCTATCAACCATGGTGTTTTGGCTGTTGGTTATGGAACGGAGTCTGGCACCGATTACTGGATCATCAAGAACTCGTGGGGCACTGGATGGGGCATGAGTGGGTACATGAAGCTCACAAGAAACCAAAACAACCACTGTGGTGTGGCCACTCAGTCTTGCTACGCCCTTGCCTAA